Proteins encoded together in one Larus michahellis chromosome 4, bLarMic1.1, whole genome shotgun sequence window:
- the LARGE2 gene encoding xylosyl- and glucuronyltransferase LARGE2 isoform X1, whose product MLRSWRVKLKLLLATVTLAILLSWLYLFVGSLEYGRFLLLPPCLGEQPSRDVEREALASRVRKVEEENQQLRLRLGQAQAESSDASPQWGVSAEDGDPPRGERSNRTACPKQRTVHKCELLHVAIVCAGHNASRDVVTLVKSILFHRKNPLHFHFITDSVAHQILQTLFQSWMVPSVHVSFYNADDLKPEVSWIPNKHYSGIYGLMKLTLTKALPSNLSKVIVLDTDITFATDIAELWAVFGKFSDKQVIGLVENQSDWYLGNLWKNHKPWPALGRGFNTGVILLLLDRLRRLGWEQMWRLTAERELMSMLSTSLADQDIFNAVIKQDPSLVYRLPCFWNVQLSDHTRSEQCYTEVSDLKVIHWNSPKKLRVKNKHVEFFRNLYLTFLEYDGNLLRRELFGCASLPSPPSNQLQQALEELDEDDPCYDFRRQHLIQHRVHLFFLQYEFLALPDPTDVTLVAQLSMDRLQMLEAICKHWAGPISLALYMSDAEAQQFLRYAQASEVLSARRNVAYHIVYKEGQFYPINLLRNVALANTQTPYVFLTDIDFLPMYGLYDYLRSSIQQLELPQRKAALIVPAFETLHYRLTFPKSKAELLSMLDMGSLYTFRYHVWPKGHAPTDYAKWRTATVPYRVAWQPDFEPYVVVRRDCPKYDQRFVGFGWNKVSHIMELDAQEYELLVLPNAFMIHMPHAPSFDISKFRLSAGYRGCLQTLREEFHQDLSRRYGAAALKYLTAERSL is encoded by the exons ATGTTGCGCTCCTGGCGCGTGAAGCTGAAGCTGCTGCTCGCCACAGTGACCCTGGCCATCCTCCTCTCCTGGCTCTACCTTTTTGTGGGCAGCCTTGAAT ACGGCCgcttcctcctgctgccaccctgcctggGCGAGCAGCCGAGCCGGGACGTGGAGCGGGAGGCGCTGGCCTCCCGGGTGCGcaaggtggaggaggagaaccaGCAGCTGCGGCTGCGGCTCGGCCAGGCACAGGCGGAGAGCAGCGACGCCAGCCCGCAGTGGGGGGTCTCCGCCGAggacggggacccccccaggggcGAGAGGAGCAACCGCACAGCCTGCCCCAAGCAGCGGACGGTGCACAAGTGTGAG CTCCTGCACGTTGCGATTGTGTGCGCCGGGCACAATGCGAGCCGGGATGTGGTCACCCTGGTGAAATCCATCCTCTTCCACAG GAAAAACCCCCTCCACTTTCACTTCATCACTGACTCGGTGGCCCACCAGATCCTCCAGACGCTCTTCCAGTCCTGGATGGTGCCCTCCGTCCATGTCAGCTTCTACAACGCCGATGACTTGAAG CCGGAGGTGTCGTGGATCCCCAACAAGCACTACTCCGGCATCTACGGGCTGATGAAGCTGACGCTCACCAAGGCACTGCCTTCCAACCTCTCCAAGGTCATTGTCTTGGACACCGACATCACTTTCGCCACCGACATCGCTGAGCTCTGGGCTGTCTTCGGGAAGTTTTCTG ACAAGCAGGTGATCGGGCTAGTGGAGAACCAAAGCGACTGGTATTTAGGCAACCTCTGGAAAAATCATAAACCATGGCCGGCCTTGGGACGTGGCTTCAACACGG GGGTgatcctgctcctgctggacCGCCTGCGTCGCCTGGGCTGGGAGCAGATGTGGCGGCTGACGGCAGAGCGGGAGCTCATGAGCATGCTCTCCACCTCACTGGCTGATCAG GACATCTTTAATGCGGTGATCAAGCAGGACCCGTCCCTGGTGTACCGGCTCCCCTGCTTCTGGAACGTGCAGCTCTCTGATCACACCCGCTCGGAGCAGTGCTACACCGAGGTCTCTGATCTCAAG GTGATCCACTGGAACTCGCCCAAGAAGCTGCGGGTGAAGAACAAGCACGTGGAGTTCTTCCGCAACCTCTACCTGACCTTCCTGGAGTACGACGGGAACCTGCTGCGCAGGGAGCTCTTCGGCTGTGCCAGTCTCCCCAGCCCGCCCAGCAACCAG CTGCAGCAGGCGCTGGAGGAGTTGGATGAGGACGATCCCTGCTACGATTTTCGACGGCAGCACCTCATACAGCACCGTGTCCACCTATTCTTCCTGCAGTACGAGTTCCTGGCCCTTCCTGACCCCACCGATGTCACCCTTGTGGCACAGCTCTCCATGGACAG GTTACAGATGTTGGAGGCCATCTGCAAACACTGGGCAGGTCCCATCAGCCTGGCGCTGTACATGTCGGATGCGGAGGCCCAGCAGTTCCTGCGCTACGCCCAGGCCTCGGAGGTGCTGAGTGCTCGCCGTAACGTCGCCTACCACATCGTCTACAAAGAGGGGCAGTTCTACCCCATCAACCTCCTGCGCAACGTGGCCTTGGCCAACACGCAGACGCCATACGTCTTTCTGACAGACATTGACTTCCTGCCTATGTATGGCCTTTACGATTACCTCAG GAGCTCcatccagcagctggagctgccccagAGGAAGGCAGCTCTCATTGTGCCAGCATTCGAAACCCTGCACTACCGCTTGACCTTCCCCAAATccaaagcagagctgctctccatgcTGGACATGGGCTCTCTCTACACCTTCAG GTACCACGTGTGGCCAAAAGGCCATGCCCCAACTGACTATGCCAAGTGGCGGACGGCCACTGTGCCATACCGCGTGGCGTGGCAGCCAGACTTCGAGCCTTACGTTGTAGTGAGGCGAGACTGCCCCAAGTACGACCAGAGGTTCGTGGGCTTCGGCTGGAACAAGGTGTCCCACATCATGGAGCTGGATGCGCAG GAGTATGAGCTGCTGGTCCTGCCCAATGCCTTCATGATCCACATGCCCCACGCCCCCAGCTTCGACATCTCCAAGTTTCGCCTGAGCGCGGGGTACCGGGGCTGCCTCCAGACGCTGCGGGAGGAGTTCCACCAGGACCTGTCGCGGCGGTACGGGGCTGCCGCGCTCAAATACCTCACCGCCGAGAGGAGCCTGTGA
- the LARGE2 gene encoding xylosyl- and glucuronyltransferase LARGE2 isoform X2, which produces MLRSWRVKLKLLLATVTLAILLSWLYLFVGSLEYGRFLLLPPCLGEQPSRDVEREALASRVRKVEEENQQLRLRLGQAQAESSDASPQWGVSAEDGDPPRGERSNRTACPKQRTVHKCELLHVAIVCAGHNASRDVVTLVKSILFHRKNPLHFHFITDSVAHQILQTLFQSWMVPSVHVSFYNADDLQPEVSWIPNKHYSGIYGLMKLTLTKALPSNLSKVIVLDTDITFATDIAELWAVFGKFSDKQVIGLVENQSDWYLGNLWKNHKPWPALGRGFNTGVILLLLDRLRRLGWEQMWRLTAERELMSMLSTSLADQDIFNAVIKQDPSLVYRLPCFWNVQLSDHTRSEQCYTEVSDLKVIHWNSPKKLRVKNKHVEFFRNLYLTFLEYDGNLLRRELFGCASLPSPPSNQLQQALEELDEDDPCYDFRRQHLIQHRVHLFFLQYEFLALPDPTDVTLVAQLSMDRLQMLEAICKHWAGPISLALYMSDAEAQQFLRYAQASEVLSARRNVAYHIVYKEGQFYPINLLRNVALANTQTPYVFLTDIDFLPMYGLYDYLRSSIQQLELPQRKAALIVPAFETLHYRLTFPKSKAELLSMLDMGSLYTFRYHVWPKGHAPTDYAKWRTATVPYRVAWQPDFEPYVVVRRDCPKYDQRFVGFGWNKVSHIMELDAQEYELLVLPNAFMIHMPHAPSFDISKFRLSAGYRGCLQTLREEFHQDLSRRYGAAALKYLTAERSL; this is translated from the exons ATGTTGCGCTCCTGGCGCGTGAAGCTGAAGCTGCTGCTCGCCACAGTGACCCTGGCCATCCTCCTCTCCTGGCTCTACCTTTTTGTGGGCAGCCTTGAAT ACGGCCgcttcctcctgctgccaccctgcctggGCGAGCAGCCGAGCCGGGACGTGGAGCGGGAGGCGCTGGCCTCCCGGGTGCGcaaggtggaggaggagaaccaGCAGCTGCGGCTGCGGCTCGGCCAGGCACAGGCGGAGAGCAGCGACGCCAGCCCGCAGTGGGGGGTCTCCGCCGAggacggggacccccccaggggcGAGAGGAGCAACCGCACAGCCTGCCCCAAGCAGCGGACGGTGCACAAGTGTGAG CTCCTGCACGTTGCGATTGTGTGCGCCGGGCACAATGCGAGCCGGGATGTGGTCACCCTGGTGAAATCCATCCTCTTCCACAG GAAAAACCCCCTCCACTTTCACTTCATCACTGACTCGGTGGCCCACCAGATCCTCCAGACGCTCTTCCAGTCCTGGATGGTGCCCTCCGTCCATGTCAGCTTCTACAACGCCGATGA CTTGCAGCCGGAGGTGTCGTGGATCCCCAACAAGCACTACTCCGGCATCTACGGGCTGATGAAGCTGACGCTCACCAAGGCACTGCCTTCCAACCTCTCCAAGGTCATTGTCTTGGACACCGACATCACTTTCGCCACCGACATCGCTGAGCTCTGGGCTGTCTTCGGGAAGTTTTCTG ACAAGCAGGTGATCGGGCTAGTGGAGAACCAAAGCGACTGGTATTTAGGCAACCTCTGGAAAAATCATAAACCATGGCCGGCCTTGGGACGTGGCTTCAACACGG GGGTgatcctgctcctgctggacCGCCTGCGTCGCCTGGGCTGGGAGCAGATGTGGCGGCTGACGGCAGAGCGGGAGCTCATGAGCATGCTCTCCACCTCACTGGCTGATCAG GACATCTTTAATGCGGTGATCAAGCAGGACCCGTCCCTGGTGTACCGGCTCCCCTGCTTCTGGAACGTGCAGCTCTCTGATCACACCCGCTCGGAGCAGTGCTACACCGAGGTCTCTGATCTCAAG GTGATCCACTGGAACTCGCCCAAGAAGCTGCGGGTGAAGAACAAGCACGTGGAGTTCTTCCGCAACCTCTACCTGACCTTCCTGGAGTACGACGGGAACCTGCTGCGCAGGGAGCTCTTCGGCTGTGCCAGTCTCCCCAGCCCGCCCAGCAACCAG CTGCAGCAGGCGCTGGAGGAGTTGGATGAGGACGATCCCTGCTACGATTTTCGACGGCAGCACCTCATACAGCACCGTGTCCACCTATTCTTCCTGCAGTACGAGTTCCTGGCCCTTCCTGACCCCACCGATGTCACCCTTGTGGCACAGCTCTCCATGGACAG GTTACAGATGTTGGAGGCCATCTGCAAACACTGGGCAGGTCCCATCAGCCTGGCGCTGTACATGTCGGATGCGGAGGCCCAGCAGTTCCTGCGCTACGCCCAGGCCTCGGAGGTGCTGAGTGCTCGCCGTAACGTCGCCTACCACATCGTCTACAAAGAGGGGCAGTTCTACCCCATCAACCTCCTGCGCAACGTGGCCTTGGCCAACACGCAGACGCCATACGTCTTTCTGACAGACATTGACTTCCTGCCTATGTATGGCCTTTACGATTACCTCAG GAGCTCcatccagcagctggagctgccccagAGGAAGGCAGCTCTCATTGTGCCAGCATTCGAAACCCTGCACTACCGCTTGACCTTCCCCAAATccaaagcagagctgctctccatgcTGGACATGGGCTCTCTCTACACCTTCAG GTACCACGTGTGGCCAAAAGGCCATGCCCCAACTGACTATGCCAAGTGGCGGACGGCCACTGTGCCATACCGCGTGGCGTGGCAGCCAGACTTCGAGCCTTACGTTGTAGTGAGGCGAGACTGCCCCAAGTACGACCAGAGGTTCGTGGGCTTCGGCTGGAACAAGGTGTCCCACATCATGGAGCTGGATGCGCAG GAGTATGAGCTGCTGGTCCTGCCCAATGCCTTCATGATCCACATGCCCCACGCCCCCAGCTTCGACATCTCCAAGTTTCGCCTGAGCGCGGGGTACCGGGGCTGCCTCCAGACGCTGCGGGAGGAGTTCCACCAGGACCTGTCGCGGCGGTACGGGGCTGCCGCGCTCAAATACCTCACCGCCGAGAGGAGCCTGTGA